The DNA segment GCAAAAAAGACGGTCGAGAGCTGGGCTTACAGTATTCCCGGGGATTTTTTGGTGTCGGCCAAATTTCCACGGGCGATTGTCCATGCCGGACAGAAGGCTACTCCAGACGGAGACAAGCTGCTGGTGCCGGATGTAACCTACCCGGTGCGCGATGCTTTCCTGGAGGCTGTTTCAAGGCTGGACAAGAACCTGGGGAGTTTGATTTTACAGTTTCCTTATCTATCCCAAAAGGTATTTGCCGACAAACAGGTTTTCTTCGAGAGGCTGGAGAGATTTCTGGATGACCTTCCTGATGGTTTCAGTTACGGTGTCGAAATCCGCAACCGTCACTGGCTGACATCGGCTTATGCCGAAATGCTGCGCGCACGCCAGGTTGCTTTGGTCATGGCGGATCAGGCCTGGATGCCTCATGGCGATGAGCTCGCAGAGAAACTCGACCCGGTGACCTCCGATCATACATATATCCGCCTGATCGGCGACCGCAGGGAGATCGAGGCGATTACAAAAACCTGGGAAAAAGAAGTGCTCGACCGCGACGATCGCCTGCGTCGCTGGGCCGGGATGATTGCGCGTATGTTCCGTCGGCAGGTCGATGCCCTGGTCTATGTCAACAACCATTACGCCGGTCATGCCCCGGCGACCGCCCGCCGCTTAAATGACATGATCCGCGCTGAATTCTCGCGCTCATAATCACGCTTGCAGAATGATCACCGTTTGATCTTGACATTTTTTGTCAGTTGAATTTATTAATGGAGAGGACCTTATGAATAAATCAGGACGGCTCCTGTATATATTGAGCCTGCTCAGAAACAATAAATCTCTGGATGCACGCAAGCTGGCCAAAATGTGCGGCGTCACGGAACGCACTATCTACCGCGACCTGACGACCTTGTCCGAAGCCAATATCCCGATCTTTTACCACAATGGATACAAGCTGGCATCGGAGACTTTTTTACCGCCGTTGAATTTTTCGATCGATGAGTACCTGATGCTCCGCTCCGCCCTGATGGCTTCGCCTTTGATGGAAAATCATCCCAACCGCAAAACCGCCGAGATTCTTCTCAGCAAGCTCAATGCAGTCATTAACGGCAATATACCATTGAACCTGAAAAGCGGTGATATACTGAGTTACCTGAACCCGTCATCCTCGGACAAATTCAGCCGGGACGCGGCCAGGATTTTTGCCGAGCTTGAAAATGCCGCTATAAATGATTTCCAGGTCGACCTGCAATATGAAAACCTGCAGGGCAAACTGACTAAAAGACGTGTCGATCCGTATTTCGTGGTGTTTCGCAATCACGGCTATTACCTGGTCGGTTTCTGTCACCTGCGCAGGGACTACCGGACTTTCAGGGTGTCACGGATTCGTGATTTAAAAACGACCGGCAATGTCTTCAGGCGTGACCGCAATGTGCAGGCGGAAAGCTATTTTTCTCAGAGCTGGGAGTTCGCGAGCGGAAAACCGGTCGAGTTCGAGGTAGAGTTCAAAGGCACCGCGGCCCGTTTGATGAAAACCAATCAGTACCACGAGAGCCAGAAGATCAAAAAAATGCCCGGTGGTAAAATCCGATATACCGCGCGAGCTTCGGGCCTGGACGAAATCGCGCGCTGGCTGGTGCGCTACGGCGAGGAAGCCCGGGTTGTAAGCCCGAAAGAACTGCGCGATATAGTCAAAAAACTGGCCGGTGGAATACTGAAAAGATATCGGCGCTGAAGCTTTTATTCGAGGTTATACTTGCCGTTTCGTCTCTCGAGGCGGGTCGGGTACTTGTTCGAGAAACAGGCCACACAGAAATTTTCAGTCGGAAGCGAGTTCATCGACAGCATACCCTCGATCGACAGGTAGCCCAGCGAATCCGCTCCCAGGTATCTGCGTATCTCTTCTACTTTCTTGTTTGAACCGATCAGCTCTTCTTTGGTGGGCATGTCGATGCCGTAATAGCAGGGCGAGATGATCGGCGGGGCAGAGACCCGGAAATGGATTTCTTTGGCGCCGGCCTCACGAAGCATTTTAATCAGCTTGCGGGAGGTAGTCCCGCGCACAATTGAATCATCGACCATGACAATCCGCCGGCCCTCGATGACGCCCCTGACGGGGTTAAATTTTATCTTGACATCGAGATCACGTATTTTTTGCTCGGGGTCGATAAATGTCCGCCCGACATAGTGATTGCGGATGAACCCGATTTCCATTCGGATTCCGGAGGCCTCCGAAAAACCCAGGGCGGCGGTGTTGGAGGAGTCCGGTACGGAGATGACGATATCGGCTTCGACCGGATGTTCACGGGCCAGCTGCCGTCCCAGACGGCGCCTCACCTTGTCGACATTTTCGCAGAAGATCTTCGAGTCGGGACGGGAGAAATAGATGAACTCGAAAATGCAGAAGGCTTTTTTGACCTGCGAGAAGGGGTGATACGATTTTAGCCCGTTCCTGTCGATTTTGACGATTTCGCCCGGCAGGATATCGCGTACATACCTGGCTCCGATCAGGTCGAAAGCGCAGGTTTCCGAGGCGATTACATAGGATTTATTGAGCCGTCCCAAAGCCAGGGGGCGAAATCCGCGCGGGTCACGGGCGGCATAGATCGCGTCGCGTGTCATGAACACCGTGCAGTATGCTCCCTGAATCTGCCTGAGGGCGTAAATG comes from the Candidatus Zixiibacteriota bacterium genome and includes:
- a CDS encoding DUF72 domain-containing protein, with the translated sequence MLQDKLIISQTCPGTTRSERDFIIKQLKGFVLAGSNTQIRIGTSSFSSKDWVGPFYPEDLKPSDFLKYYSQQFDTVEIDATYYRVPAKKTVESWAYSIPGDFLVSAKFPRAIVHAGQKATPDGDKLLVPDVTYPVRDAFLEAVSRLDKNLGSLILQFPYLSQKVFADKQVFFERLERFLDDLPDGFSYGVEIRNRHWLTSAYAEMLRARQVALVMADQAWMPHGDELAEKLDPVTSDHTYIRLIGDRREIEAITKTWEKEVLDRDDRLRRWAGMIARMFRRQVDALVYVNNHYAGHAPATARRLNDMIRAEFSRS
- a CDS encoding WYL domain-containing protein, which translates into the protein MNKSGRLLYILSLLRNNKSLDARKLAKMCGVTERTIYRDLTTLSEANIPIFYHNGYKLASETFLPPLNFSIDEYLMLRSALMASPLMENHPNRKTAEILLSKLNAVINGNIPLNLKSGDILSYLNPSSSDKFSRDAARIFAELENAAINDFQVDLQYENLQGKLTKRRVDPYFVVFRNHGYYLVGFCHLRRDYRTFRVSRIRDLKTTGNVFRRDRNVQAESYFSQSWEFASGKPVEFEVEFKGTAARLMKTNQYHESQKIKKMPGGKIRYTARASGLDEIARWLVRYGEEARVVSPKELRDIVKKLAGGILKRYRR
- a CDS encoding amidophosphoribosyltransferase — protein: MPASDLGHNCGVFAIYGNRKAAKLTYFGLYALQHRGQESAGIATSDRNDIHIFKGMGLVNEVFSRRDIFNQLKGTIAIGHNRYSTTGSSQLRNAQPLFSRFKGHQLAVGHNGNITNSATLRNRLESTGALFQTTSDSELFLHLIAKSRKTDMVDKIIYALRQIQGAYCTVFMTRDAIYAARDPRGFRPLALGRLNKSYVIASETCAFDLIGARYVRDILPGEIVKIDRNGLKSYHPFSQVKKAFCIFEFIYFSRPDSKIFCENVDKVRRRLGRQLAREHPVEADIVISVPDSSNTAALGFSEASGIRMEIGFIRNHYVGRTFIDPEQKIRDLDVKIKFNPVRGVIEGRRIVMVDDSIVRGTTSRKLIKMLREAGAKEIHFRVSAPPIISPCYYGIDMPTKEELIGSNKKVEEIRRYLGADSLGYLSIEGMLSMNSLPTENFCVACFSNKYPTRLERRNGKYNLE